The Ahaetulla prasina isolate Xishuangbanna chromosome 4, ASM2864084v1, whole genome shotgun sequence genome has a window encoding:
- the LOC131197904 gene encoding G-protein coupled receptor 4-like, which produces MDNSSDECNFMPVNATKTFKIPMYSVILVLGLPLNILALWALIYQLKKSVVLSVYIMNLVVAHLLQILTLPFGMYYSQNNHRWNLGKEACLLIGVAFRTNYYAKNSFLCLIAMERYLGLVHPLRFHRAQTVPGAVKISILVWLVDLTLCAVGIGFQIRTFEHGKKTCLDSALLNRNYARFRVSIMAFSFVIPLFLMAFFHISVFFKVRQVVSLEKRVKKQISRFISLLITSFFLLFTPYQAVSYYRYLLEVLTPSTAVCDSLRAIFVYEHVTLCISLLDNILDPLFYNLLLKDIQTGFRQCLFSRANRKGLSLEARISSTFRHYENTRPIPDP; this is translated from the coding sequence ATGGACAACAGCAGTGACGAGTGTAATTTTATGCCTGTGAATGCCACCAAGACCTTTAAAATCCCCATGTATTCCGTAATACTGGTCCTCGGTCTGCCTCTGAACATCTTGGCATTGTGGGCTTTGATCTACCAATTAAAGAAATCCGTGGTCCTTTCGGTTTATATTATGAACCTGGTGGTGGCTCACCTCTTGCAGATCCTAACCCTGCCTTTCGGGATGTACTACAGCCAAAACAATCACCGGTGGAACTTGGGGAAAGAAGCCTGTTTGTTGATCGGTGTGGCTTTCCGTACAAATTACTACGCCAAAAACTCTTTTCTGTGTCTCATCGCCATGGAGAGGTATCTCGGCCTGGTGCACCCGCTCCGGTTTCATCGGGCGCAGACCGTGCCGGGCGCGGTGAAGATTAGCATCCTGGTTTGGCTTGTGGACTTGACTCTCTGCGCCGTCGGCATTGGGTTCCAGATCCGTACTTTTGAACACGGGAAGAAGACTTGCCTGGACAGCGCCCTCCTGAACCGCAATTATGCACGCTTTCGGGTCAGCATCATGGCTTTCTCTTTCGTCATCCCGCTCTTCCTCATGGCTTTCTTCCACATCAGCGTCTTCTTCAAGGTCAGGCAGGTGGTTTCCCTGGAGAAGAGAGTCAAAAAGCAAATCTCCAGGTTCATCTCGCTCCTCATTacgtccttcttcctcctcttcacgCCTTACCAGGCTGTTTCGTACTATAGATACCTGCTGGAAGTCCTAACGCCTTCCACGGCGGTCTGCGACTCGCTGAGGGCCATCTTCGTCTACGAGCACGTGACTCTGTGCATCTCCCTTTTGGACAACATCTTGGATCCCCTTTTTTATAACCTCCTCCTCAAAGATATTCAGACAGGTTTTAGACAATGCCTGTTCTCCAGGGCCAACAGGAAAGGCCTCTCGTTGGAAGCAAGAATCTCCTCTACGTTTAGGCATTATGAAAACACCAGACCGATTCCAGATCCTTAA